A part of Paenibacillus sp. sptzw28 genomic DNA contains:
- a CDS encoding nucleotidyltransferase domain-containing protein, with the protein MSTIKSIILQELSRIEQEEQVRILYACESGSRAWGFPSQDSDYDVRLIYIRPVEWYLSIFDKRDVIERPISDMLDINGWDLRKALNLFRKSNPPLLEWLQSPIRYEEKYTVAEQIRRISPLTFSPKSCMYHYLNMAKGNYRDYLQGEHVKIKKYFYVLRPVLACEWIEQYGSMPPMEFDVLVDRLIPEDSELKRVVQNLLVRKKAGEELDYEPRLHPINDYLEERMASLEQTAGSMKAAESSLDDRLDSLFRSALEEVWG; encoded by the coding sequence ATGTCTACTATTAAATCAATCATTCTACAAGAACTAAGCCGAATTGAGCAGGAGGAGCAGGTGCGCATCCTGTATGCTTGCGAATCCGGAAGCAGGGCATGGGGTTTCCCTTCGCAAGACAGCGACTACGATGTCAGACTTATCTATATTCGGCCGGTTGAATGGTACTTGTCTATCTTCGACAAACGAGATGTCATTGAGCGTCCTATCAGCGATATGCTTGATATCAACGGATGGGATTTACGCAAAGCGCTTAACTTGTTCCGCAAATCGAATCCGCCGCTGCTCGAATGGCTCCAATCACCGATCCGGTACGAAGAGAAATACACTGTGGCTGAACAGATTCGCCGTATATCTCCGCTTACCTTTTCGCCGAAATCGTGTATGTACCACTATCTCAATATGGCTAAGGGTAACTACCGGGACTACCTGCAGGGGGAACATGTCAAAATCAAAAAGTACTTCTACGTGCTGCGTCCTGTACTCGCTTGCGAATGGATTGAGCAATATGGCAGCATGCCGCCAATGGAGTTCGATGTTCTGGTGGATCGGTTAATTCCTGAGGATAGCGAACTGAAGCGGGTCGTGCAGAATCTGCTCGTTCGGAAGAAAGCGGGAGAAGAGCTGGATTACGAGCCGAGGCTGCATCCGATCAACGATTACCTCGAAGAGAGAATGGCTTCTTTGGAGCAAACGGCCGGGTCGATGAAAGCGGCAGAGTCCAGCCTGGATGACCGACTGGATTCGTTGTTTCGCTCTGCATTAGAAGAAGTGTGGGGTTAG
- a CDS encoding IDEAL domain-containing protein, whose amino-acid sequence METLGYNHVMLALFAEMTLDEALRKHKEQKLNAAIDNALRDRDKQAFIKLTDELRELRKY is encoded by the coding sequence ATGGAAACCTTGGGGTATAACCACGTCATGCTCGCTTTGTTTGCGGAGATGACGCTTGACGAAGCTCTGCGGAAACACAAGGAACAGAAATTAAATGCGGCCATTGACAACGCGCTGCGGGATCGCGATAAGCAAGCTTTCATTAAGCTGACGGATGAATTACGGGAGCTGCGGAAATATTAA
- a CDS encoding YafY family protein: MARESFDKEIQFLRMLVLTGGAYNRQQFAERLGISVHTFDKTLRYLKEVVSSVYQRLPQEESKEFAESLRFNYYESADPLLLFLFRAKSLKETESHRLSLILTSLQEQTLTAMELLDVCCCGLPSDVPLPDEKTIRSDLKYLEEVGVIRREPGGRPYRYTVQNELLTKLTDAELIDLYDFVDVMANTQVPSVQGYLLRDSLKKSLAARSLNDDFNSEPFLYKYHYFSRILDEAHLYTVFHAIRHRRKLRFLYFPPRKRKSYASKNTNPLFERETEGILETVLPLRVVYDHQYGRCYLIGHNSRQGIMKFRMEGLTEFEEGDTVPEEEFARKLQDIEEKMKYSWVTDTGHPVKIRARFYHPEGAPANFVRERVMLQGQWGTITEEDEASFIYEITVNGITEIKPWLRSFGSSCEVLEPLRLRREFIAEWKEIGAYYASVRENL; encoded by the coding sequence GTGGCAAGAGAGAGCTTCGATAAAGAGATTCAGTTCCTGCGCATGCTTGTCCTCACCGGCGGCGCATATAACCGGCAGCAATTTGCGGAACGCCTCGGAATCTCCGTCCATACGTTCGACAAGACGCTCCGGTACCTGAAGGAAGTCGTCAGTTCGGTGTATCAGCGGCTGCCCCAGGAAGAGAGTAAGGAATTTGCGGAATCGCTTCGTTTCAATTACTACGAATCCGCGGATCCGCTGCTGCTGTTTCTTTTCAGGGCCAAGTCGCTTAAAGAGACTGAAAGCCACAGGCTCAGCCTGATCCTGACCTCCCTGCAGGAACAAACTCTTACCGCGATGGAGTTGCTCGATGTATGCTGCTGCGGACTGCCTTCCGATGTCCCGCTGCCCGACGAGAAAACGATTCGTTCCGACCTGAAATATTTGGAGGAAGTAGGCGTCATCCGGCGGGAACCGGGCGGCCGTCCCTACCGTTATACGGTACAGAACGAGCTCCTCACGAAGCTGACGGATGCCGAGCTCATCGATCTCTACGACTTCGTCGATGTGATGGCGAATACGCAGGTACCTTCCGTTCAAGGCTATTTGCTGCGGGACAGTTTGAAAAAGTCATTGGCTGCTCGCAGTTTAAACGATGATTTTAACTCTGAACCCTTCTTATACAAGTATCATTATTTCTCGCGGATTCTGGATGAGGCGCACTTGTACACCGTGTTCCACGCGATCCGGCATCGGCGGAAGCTGCGGTTCCTGTACTTCCCTCCCAGGAAGCGAAAGAGCTATGCCTCGAAGAATACGAATCCCCTGTTCGAGCGCGAGACGGAAGGCATTCTGGAAACCGTTCTGCCGCTGCGGGTCGTGTATGACCATCAATACGGACGGTGCTATCTGATCGGTCACAATTCCCGTCAGGGCATTATGAAGTTCCGAATGGAAGGCTTGACTGAGTTCGAGGAAGGCGATACTGTCCCGGAAGAAGAATTTGCGCGAAAGCTGCAGGATATCGAGGAAAAGATGAAATACAGCTGGGTTACGGATACCGGTCATCCGGTGAAGATCCGGGCAAGATTTTATCATCCTGAAGGAGCGCCGGCTAATTTTGTGCGGGAACGCGTTATGCTTCAGGGGCAGTGGGGAACGATTACGGAGGAAGACGAAGCTTCGTTCATCTACGAGATTACAGTGAACGGCATCACGGAAATCAAGCCGTGGCTGCGCAGCTTTGGTTCCAGCTGCGAGGTGCTTGAGCCTCTCCGGCTGCGGCGGGAGTTTATTGCGGAATGGAAGGAGATCGGAGCCTACTATGCATCTGTTCGAGAAAATCTTTAA
- a CDS encoding WYL domain-containing protein → MHLFEKIFNYQVISRLEESGAIALTSQERGWLKLMLEHPAAADAFDPGTIEKLRTLLQPEPVVEIRDVIMEKSRSRERQVYHPLLRMLRGIILRNEGIRMTFSIKNGRVNDEVRGFPYKLEYSMVKREWYLLWYNTSHRTFMSTKLQNIISVSERTLPPGIAESMRDKVAGILESRKQQAVVEVVRSYNPELSRILYAFSCFEKEVAYDDSSDTYRIKLAFLADESEYVLSKIRFLGTRVRIVDGGSLKRRMAESAAKALARYRESF, encoded by the coding sequence ATGCATCTGTTCGAGAAAATCTTTAACTATCAGGTCATCTCCCGGTTGGAAGAATCGGGGGCAATTGCATTAACCTCTCAGGAACGCGGCTGGCTCAAACTCATGCTGGAGCATCCTGCTGCAGCGGACGCTTTTGACCCTGGTACAATTGAGAAACTACGGACTCTATTGCAGCCGGAGCCGGTGGTGGAAATCAGGGACGTCATTATGGAGAAATCGAGAAGCCGGGAGCGTCAGGTGTATCACCCGCTTCTCCGCATGCTTCGCGGAATTATTTTGCGGAATGAAGGCATCCGAATGACGTTCAGCATCAAGAACGGCCGAGTCAATGACGAGGTCCGGGGCTTCCCGTATAAGCTTGAGTACTCGATGGTCAAGAGAGAATGGTACCTGCTCTGGTATAACACAAGTCACCGTACATTTATGTCCACGAAATTGCAGAACATCATCTCCGTATCTGAAAGGACCCTTCCGCCGGGCATTGCCGAGAGCATGAGAGACAAAGTCGCCGGGATTCTCGAATCTCGCAAACAGCAAGCGGTCGTAGAAGTCGTTCGGTCGTACAATCCGGAGCTCTCGCGGATTCTGTATGCCTTCTCCTGCTTCGAGAAGGAAGTGGCATATGACGATTCCTCGGACACGTACCGGATTAAGCTTGCTTTCCTGGCGGATGAGAGTGAATATGTTCTGTCCAAAATACGATTCCTTGGCACGCGCGTGAGGATCGTAGATGGCGGCAGCTTGAAACGGCGGATGGCTGAATCCGCAGCCAAGGCATTGGCAAGGTACAGGGAGAGTTTTTAG
- a CDS encoding Lrp/AsnC family transcriptional regulator, whose protein sequence is MKVFGILTLAVKGCQGMIDHIDMKIIRCLQGNSRIQWKQIGEIVHMSGAAVANRIQRLEDLGVIEGFTVKLNEKLLGNIYCVFIIVMIKDYQHTKFQDFIKEREEIKEAHRVSGEPCFILKVEVPEHQQLSRLLDEILVYGHYKINISIGQYK, encoded by the coding sequence ATGAAAGTGTTTGGCATTTTGACTTTAGCCGTGAAAGGATGTCAAGGAATGATTGATCACATCGATATGAAAATCATACGCTGTCTTCAGGGAAACTCCAGAATACAATGGAAGCAGATCGGAGAAATTGTTCATATGTCCGGCGCGGCAGTTGCAAACCGGATTCAGCGGCTTGAAGATTTAGGGGTGATCGAAGGTTTCACCGTTAAATTGAACGAAAAACTGCTGGGAAACATCTACTGCGTATTTATCATCGTGATGATAAAGGATTACCAGCATACTAAGTTTCAGGATTTTATTAAAGAGCGGGAAGAGATCAAAGAAGCCCATCGTGTGAGTGGAGAACCGTGTTTTATTCTAAAGGTGGAAGTGCCAGAACATCAGCAGCTTTCCCGTCTATTGGATGAAATCCTGGTTTACGGTCATTATAAAATTAATATTTCGATCGGCCAATACAAATAA
- a CDS encoding S8 family peptidase codes for MPIAKRHGTHAAGTIGAIANNAGVVGVAPEVKLLVIKVLEGSGSGSDQSIISAIRYAIQWRGTSGEKVRAISMSLGGPEDIPELHSAIKDAVANNILVICASGNEGDGNPDTIEKSYPGAYPEMVEVGAVDVNGSPASFTNTNSEVDLVGPGVNILSTYPNNRYATLSGTSMATPHISGGAAVLIHKLEREYGRELSEAEVYAQVVKHTRELGLDKRVEGNGMLDLTAVSQQQPSVLPDTITVRKYTKGYAVVAGYFDTKEEADMFAEQVRKI; via the coding sequence ATGCCAATTGCCAAACGCCACGGAACGCATGCTGCAGGAACGATTGGCGCCATAGCGAACAACGCCGGTGTTGTCGGAGTTGCCCCCGAAGTCAAGCTGCTGGTTATCAAGGTGTTGGAGGGCAGCGGTTCGGGAAGCGACCAGTCCATTATTAGCGCAATCCGATACGCCATACAGTGGAGAGGTACAAGCGGGGAAAAAGTTCGTGCCATTTCCATGTCATTAGGCGGCCCGGAAGATATTCCCGAACTCCACAGCGCCATTAAAGATGCGGTTGCCAATAATATTTTGGTCATTTGCGCGTCCGGAAATGAAGGAGACGGAAATCCGGACACGATCGAAAAATCGTATCCCGGCGCATACCCGGAGATGGTTGAAGTCGGAGCTGTCGATGTGAACGGAAGCCCTGCATCGTTCACGAATACAAACAGCGAAGTCGACCTTGTCGGACCCGGAGTCAATATTTTATCCACCTATCCGAACAATCGGTATGCGACACTTTCCGGAACGTCGATGGCTACGCCTCATATATCCGGAGGCGCCGCCGTTCTCATCCACAAGCTGGAACGGGAATATGGACGGGAATTAAGCGAGGCTGAAGTCTACGCGCAAGTGGTCAAGCATACCCGTGAGTTAGGGCTCGACAAACGCGTTGAAGGCAACGGTATGCTGGATTTGACCGCAGTTTCGCAGCAGCAGCCATCCGTACTTCCGGATACGATAACGGTTCGTAAGTATACAAAGGGATATGCAGTTGTCGCAGGATACTTCGACACCAAAGAGGAAGCGGATATGTTCGCCGAACAAGTGAGAAAAATATAG
- a CDS encoding spore germination protein: protein MKLIRNLQRFLKSSKTKKEEPPQRQRAEQNAEPEHPLLNDLNENRAALRSMYAGCSDVVFRSFMIGDKTPALLVYIEGLSDIRGIDEYVIAPLMRESTGDSLTLKQISDNIVSVSKVSEIKTIEQCIEFVSSGSPILLYEGDNRGLSLGLNKWEKRGIDEPIAEGTIRGPREGFTETLAVNTSQLRRIIKSPALKMKSMLIGSYTQTQVVMAYIEGIADKTLIEEVENRLKRIKVDGILESSYIEEMIEDNPFSPFPQILTTERPDVACASLLEGRVAILINGTPFVIIAPTGLFSLLQSAEDYYQRFMVSTFIRWMRYFFVGVALLLPSFYVAILTYHYEMIPTSLLLSIAASREGVPFTALIEALLMEASFEGLREAGARLPKQVGSAVSIVGALVIGQAAVQAGLVSVPMVMVVAITGISSFMMPRYIAAISIRILRFPIIFLAGTLGLLGIMVGIIAVVIHLCKLRSFGVPYLTPLAPMKRREVKDVLARSPLWMMDVRPHLTGNDDKYRQAPGQMPGPSKGNET from the coding sequence ATGAAGTTGATACGCAACTTGCAAAGATTTCTTAAGTCCAGCAAGACAAAGAAGGAAGAACCCCCTCAAAGACAAAGAGCAGAACAAAATGCTGAGCCTGAGCATCCTCTTCTCAATGATTTGAATGAAAATAGAGCGGCTCTTCGCTCTATGTATGCCGGTTGTTCGGATGTCGTCTTCCGTTCGTTTATGATCGGAGACAAGACCCCGGCGCTGCTGGTTTATATCGAAGGCCTCTCCGACATCAGGGGAATTGATGAATATGTGATTGCGCCGCTGATGCGGGAATCCACGGGCGACTCGCTCACCCTTAAACAAATATCGGATAACATCGTCTCGGTTTCGAAGGTGTCGGAAATCAAGACGATAGAACAATGCATTGAATTTGTCTCGTCAGGCAGTCCCATCCTGCTGTATGAAGGAGACAATCGCGGACTTTCACTAGGTCTGAACAAATGGGAGAAGCGCGGCATCGATGAGCCGATAGCTGAAGGAACGATCAGGGGACCGCGAGAGGGGTTTACCGAAACATTGGCGGTGAATACCTCTCAATTGCGGCGTATTATCAAAAGCCCTGCCTTGAAGATGAAATCCATGCTAATCGGAAGCTACACCCAGACTCAAGTGGTGATGGCTTATATTGAAGGAATTGCCGATAAAACGCTGATTGAAGAGGTCGAAAATCGGCTGAAGCGAATCAAGGTCGACGGTATTCTGGAAAGCAGCTACATCGAGGAAATGATTGAAGATAATCCGTTTTCCCCTTTCCCGCAGATCCTGACGACAGAACGGCCGGATGTGGCCTGCGCCAGCTTGCTGGAAGGGCGAGTGGCAATTCTTATCAACGGAACTCCCTTTGTTATCATTGCACCGACGGGCTTGTTTTCCTTGCTTCAGTCGGCAGAGGATTATTATCAGCGGTTCATGGTCAGTACCTTTATTCGCTGGATGCGCTATTTCTTCGTCGGAGTCGCACTCCTGCTTCCATCGTTTTATGTGGCCATCCTTACATATCATTATGAGATGATCCCTACCTCTCTGCTGCTCAGTATAGCGGCATCCCGTGAAGGGGTTCCTTTTACGGCGCTGATTGAAGCGCTCTTGATGGAGGCATCCTTCGAAGGACTCCGTGAAGCGGGGGCCAGACTGCCGAAACAGGTTGGTTCCGCGGTCAGTATCGTTGGAGCATTGGTTATTGGGCAAGCGGCGGTTCAGGCCGGTCTGGTTTCCGTCCCGATGGTCATGGTGGTGGCCATTACGGGAATTTCTTCTTTCATGATGCCCCGCTACATCGCAGCGATATCGATCCGGATCCTGCGATTTCCGATTATTTTTCTGGCGGGGACGCTCGGCTTGCTGGGGATTATGGTGGGAATTATCGCCGTTGTCATCCATTTATGCAAGCTGCGTTCCTTCGGTGTTCCTTATTTGACCCCTCTCGCTCCGATGAAGAGACGCGAGGTGAAAGATGTGCTCGCAAGATCCCCTTTGTGGATGATGGACGTACGACCGCATCTGACTGGCAATGATGACAAATACCGGCAGGCTCCCGGACAAATGCCCGGTCCGTCCAAGGGAAACGAAACATAA
- a CDS encoding endospore germination permease, producing MEKGKISALQMGVILYPTIIATAILTLSSITAKYAKNDVWISPIWASLIGFLAAYLAYKLHKLYPKESVIQYSVRIVGFVPGKIIGLVILFFYLQINGAVIRQYAEFIIGVFLPHTPISVVMSVMVLLCVSATQGGIEILGRTAQMFFPLIVLPLIFIILMLVTDVDFKNIFPVMEHGILPSIKGAMLPQAWFAELFMITFILPFLTNGEKAMKWSMLSALSVLLTLVATNLITLSLYGGNLSRFVYPFMNAARYISKADFFENLESIIIVMWAFGVFVKLSFHLYATSLGFAQWLNLSDYRPIVIPIAYFSVIFSFWDLPNLAELSRFFVQSSPFYMLLINIAIPILLLIIALLRKRTRMPKEDRPG from the coding sequence ATGGAAAAAGGAAAAATTTCTGCCCTCCAAATGGGAGTCATACTTTATCCGACAATTATAGCCACTGCTATTCTTACCCTTTCGAGCATTACCGCGAAATACGCAAAGAACGATGTGTGGATCTCGCCGATATGGGCTTCACTCATCGGCTTTCTTGCGGCGTATCTGGCCTATAAGCTTCATAAGCTGTATCCAAAGGAGAGCGTTATCCAATATAGCGTGCGTATTGTCGGCTTCGTTCCGGGTAAAATTATCGGGCTTGTCATTCTGTTCTTTTATTTGCAAATCAATGGCGCCGTTATCCGGCAATATGCGGAATTTATTATAGGTGTCTTTCTGCCGCATACACCCATCAGTGTAGTCATGTCAGTCATGGTCCTGCTCTGCGTCTCCGCTACACAGGGAGGGATAGAAATTCTTGGAAGAACGGCTCAGATGTTCTTTCCCTTGATTGTCCTTCCTCTGATCTTCATTATTCTGATGCTTGTCACTGACGTGGATTTCAAAAATATTTTTCCGGTTATGGAGCATGGAATACTGCCTTCGATCAAGGGAGCTATGCTGCCGCAAGCATGGTTTGCGGAGCTTTTTATGATTACGTTCATCCTTCCTTTCTTAACGAACGGGGAGAAAGCGATGAAATGGAGCATGCTCTCTGCATTGTCTGTGCTGCTGACATTGGTTGCGACGAATCTGATTACGCTTTCCTTATACGGGGGTAATTTAAGCCGATTTGTTTACCCGTTCATGAATGCCGCCCGGTATATCAGTAAAGCCGATTTTTTCGAGAATTTGGAGTCGATTATTATAGTGATGTGGGCATTTGGGGTATTTGTTAAATTATCCTTTCATCTATATGCGACCTCACTTGGGTTCGCTCAATGGCTGAACCTGTCCGATTATCGGCCGATCGTGATTCCGATTGCATATTTTTCGGTGATATTCAGTTTTTGGGACCTGCCCAATTTGGCTGAACTGTCTCGTTTTTTTGTACAATCCAGCCCATTTTATATGTTATTAATCAATATTGCCATCCCGATTCTGCTCCTCATCATTGCCTTGCTTCGGAAGAGGACCAGAATGCCGAAGGAGGATCGGCCCGGATGA
- a CDS encoding Ger(x)C family spore germination protein, producing the protein MRKRLPLLLLCAMVLLLSGCWDRTEVNDVAIILGAAIDRKNDKQIEMSVQIFIPRAFGGAGTGGGGAGGAKMTLVRSGAGNNISDAMAQLQSKLPRRLFWGHCKVIVFGEEAARTGIQTFMDFLLRYPEVRERANMFVSKGKASKTLELIPPLERASSEVIREMSDLRLGMKVTLKDLNGMLTSLSHAAALPMIDILKSRRGEKPLETIPYITGTSILRGGEMVGELSLKKTKGLMWLREEIHVTTVTVPIKELGGFVSLNPIRESTKLIPQIEKGNMKMIVQIRTEGDVIQNGTRYNVADARILKILERNMKEDIRDRMELALHQIQKGFKADVFGFAEEFHRKYPKQWAKVQDRWDTEFPKVEVKFDLDSYIRRPGLITDPAGLPEDKVIKK; encoded by the coding sequence ATGAGAAAAAGATTGCCGCTTCTACTCCTTTGCGCCATGGTCCTCCTGCTTTCCGGCTGTTGGGATAGAACTGAAGTAAACGATGTGGCAATTATATTGGGAGCGGCAATTGACCGAAAGAACGACAAGCAGATTGAAATGTCGGTACAAATTTTTATTCCCCGGGCGTTTGGCGGCGCAGGAACGGGGGGCGGCGGTGCCGGAGGAGCTAAAATGACGCTTGTAAGATCCGGGGCCGGAAACAACATATCGGATGCCATGGCCCAGCTTCAGTCAAAGCTGCCGCGCAGATTATTTTGGGGACACTGCAAGGTCATTGTTTTTGGTGAAGAGGCAGCCAGAACCGGGATTCAGACCTTCATGGATTTTCTGCTCCGCTATCCGGAAGTTCGGGAAAGAGCCAATATGTTTGTCAGCAAGGGGAAGGCGTCAAAAACACTGGAATTGATTCCTCCCCTTGAACGGGCCTCTTCGGAAGTGATTCGGGAGATGTCTGACTTGCGTTTGGGGATGAAGGTCACATTAAAGGACTTGAATGGAATGCTGACCAGTCTGTCCCATGCAGCAGCCCTCCCGATGATTGATATTTTGAAGAGTAGAAGGGGGGAAAAACCATTGGAGACCATTCCATATATAACAGGCACTTCCATCCTCAGGGGGGGGGAAATGGTCGGCGAACTCTCCCTGAAGAAAACAAAGGGCCTGATGTGGTTGCGGGAAGAAATCCATGTCACAACTGTCACGGTCCCCATAAAAGAACTGGGAGGTTTTGTTTCGCTGAATCCGATTCGGGAATCCACAAAGCTGATACCTCAAATTGAGAAGGGTAACATGAAGATGATTGTGCAAATCAGGACCGAAGGCGATGTGATACAAAACGGAACTCGTTACAACGTCGCAGATGCCAGGATTTTAAAAATCCTGGAAAGAAATATGAAGGAAGATATCCGTGACCGTATGGAGCTTGCTCTTCACCAGATACAGAAAGGGTTTAAGGCTGACGTTTTCGGTTTTGCGGAAGAGTTCCACCGGAAATATCCCAAACAGTGGGCGAAAGTACAAGACCGCTGGGATACGGAATTTCCGAAGGTTGAAGTGAAGTTCGATCTCGATTCCTATATACGCCGGCCCGGGTTAATCACGGATCCTGCCGGACTTCCGGAGGATAAGGTGATCAAAAAATGA